The Candidatus Sericytochromatia bacterium genome includes the window GGCGGCTCGGGACGTCCCGTTCTCGAGCATCTCTACCTGCAACGAGACACCGGCGTGTCGCTTCGATTTCAGCAGCGCCTGGGGGGCGGCCGAAGCCTGCAATGGGGAGGGCAGCTGGGCACGCTGGGCAGCCTGACCCGCCCGACGGCCGGCAGCCCCCTGCCGGAGGCCCCTCTGCACACCCTGAGTGCCACCTGGCAGGAGGAGAATGTGCCAGGCAATCCGGTGGAGGGGCTGCTGCCCCGAAGGGGCCACCGCCTGGCCCTGAACGGCAGCCTGAGCGACCCCAGCTTCGGCAGCGGCTACCGCTTCCAGCGCTGGCTGTTTCAGGGCGAACGCTATTTCGGACTCCCGGGTGGGCCGCGCCAGAATCTGGTCTGGCAATGGAATCTGGGACTTCAGAGCGGAGAGGCCCCCCAGCCGTTCCTGCTCGGTGGCGCGAACACCGCCGGCCCGCTGGCGGCCTTGCGAGGCCACAGCGTCGGCATCCAGAGCGGCCAGCGTCTGGCGGTCTCCTCGCTGGCCTGGAATGCGCAGCTCGCCAATCATCTCGATGTCAGCCTGGGGGCTTTCTACCTGGACCGGCTCTCGCTCTCGGTATTTTCAGAGCTCGGCAGTGCCTGGCGCGAGGAGGCACGCCCGCTGGGACTGGGCAGTTCAGGCTTGGAGCTGCGCGGGGAAGGCGTCGTCATGGGCCGCCAGCCGTTCTCCCTGCGGCTCGGGGGGGCCTACCGCTGGGGACAGGCCGATTGGCCGGCCTTTTACCTCACCTTCTGATGGGCCGGGGACGACGGGCCCCCACACCCCTGCCAAGCTCTGATACCATGAGCCCCCGATTGAGAGGAGGCTCCGCGATGCCGTCCATGGCTTTTTCCGACCTGATGCGCCTGAAGGAACAACTTGGACGCCCCTTGATCATGGGGCACCGCGGCGCCATGGGGCACGCCCCGGAAAACACCATGGCCAGCTTTCAGCTTGCGCAACGCATGGGGGTGGAAGCGATTGAACTGGATGTTCATCTCTCCCGGGATGGCGTGCTGGTGGTGCATCATGACGAAACCTTGGAGCGCACCACAAACGGCCAGGGCGAGCTGTCGGCGCTGACGCTGGCGCAGTTGCAGGAACTGGACGCCGGCCGTCACTTCTCGAGCGAGTTCGCGGGGGAGCGCATTCCCACCCTGGAAGAGGTGCTGGTCTGGGCCCGCGGCCACGCCCTGCCGGTGGTGATCGAATTCAAGCGCAACCTCAACGTGAAGGCGATCGTGCAAGCAGCGATCGCCCTGGTGGAGCGTCTGGAGGCCGGTGACAACGTCGCCTTCATCTCGTTCGACCACTTCGTCCCGGCCGGCCTGAAGCAGGCACGTCCAGACTGGTGTACCGGTGTGCTCTATGCCGGTCGGCCGATTGACTCCGTGGAACTGGCCCACAAGGCGGGGGCCGATGGTCTGCTGCCCAATTTTTATTTCGTGGAAAAGGACATGGTTGAAGCCGCACACGCCGCCGGCAAGTGGGTCGGCTGCTGGGCGCCCAACACGCCCCGCGAAATGGCCTACGCGCTCTCGCAGGACGTCGACATGATCGGCACCAACTTCCCCGATCGCCTGCACGATTTGCTGAAGCAGGGCTGAGCCGGTGTCCGCCAAGCCGCCTCGCCACAAGCTCCGCGTCGGGGAGCGCATCACCCTGGAACCAGATTGCCTGGTCGCGGGCGGGGAAGCGCTGGGACGACTCGACGGGCTGCCGGTCTTCGTTCCCTTCGCCGTGCCGGGGGATCGCCTGCAGGCCCGGGTCATCAGCACCAAGCCCGATTACGCCCGCGCCCTGATCACGACGGTCGAGACGCCAGGGACCGACCGGCAAGACCCGCCCTGCCCGGTCTTCGGCCAGTGTGGCGGGTGCCAGTGGCAGATGCTCGGCCCGGCCGCGCAGCTGCGCTGGAAAACGCGCCTGGTGGGCGAGGCGCTGCAGCGCACGGGAGGATTCGGCCCGGACACCCTGGTGGCGCCTTGCCTGCCGTCCCCGGAGATCTGGCATTACCGCAACAAGGTCCACTGGGCGATCGCCAAGCCCGGCACGCAATGGGAACTCGGGCTTTACGAGGCGCGCAGCCATTCCGTCGTGATGACCTCC containing:
- a CDS encoding glycerophosphodiester phosphodiesterase family protein translates to MPSMAFSDLMRLKEQLGRPLIMGHRGAMGHAPENTMASFQLAQRMGVEAIELDVHLSRDGVLVVHHDETLERTTNGQGELSALTLAQLQELDAGRHFSSEFAGERIPTLEEVLVWARGHALPVVIEFKRNLNVKAIVQAAIALVERLEAGDNVAFISFDHFVPAGLKQARPDWCTGVLYAGRPIDSVELAHKAGADGLLPNFYFVEKDMVEAAHAAGKWVGCWAPNTPREMAYALSQDVDMIGTNFPDRLHDLLKQG